The DNA segment CCTGCTGGGCCACACTCCGGGCCTCGATCACAAATGCACCACCACCGCGGGTTGCGACGCTCATGAGATGATCCCGCCCAACCCCATCCAGAATCCGCACAAGCCGTGGGTGGGTATCGGGTTGAACCAGAGTATACCCAAAAAACTGACAGTTTGCACGTTACCAAAAATATCTCTAGAGATATCCTTGCAGGAATTGCCGACATCGTATAACATCGTGATCAGCCGCCCGAGTTCTCGGTGTCTACGTACATAACACGAACTCTCGGGCCCATCGGTTTGTTTCTGACCCCGATTGTCAACCTCTTGGAGAAAACCGCCGTGGCCCGACTGATCACCTCCATCTCGACAACCGCGATCCTCGCCGCCGCGAGTGCCGCTGTGGCCCAGCCGCAGATCACTTCGCTCGGCACGGGCACGCCCGCAAGCGTGAGCAACCCCGTTTCGGGGACCAACTACATCACCGGCACCTCGTCCTCCTCAATCGCCCGGTGGACACTGAGCGGCGGCACGTTGACCCTCGACAACCTCGGCGGCACGGGCAGCGGCGTCACCTCCGCCGACGGCTCTCTTGTTGCCGGCGCGGTGCTCAACGTAAGCCCTCAGGCTTCCGGCAACGCCGCCACTGGCGTCTCCCCCCCATTCAGCACCACGCCGACGCTCGTTCCCACGCTGATCGCCGCGACCGAATCCGCCGGCGCCCGCTGGGACTCCACCTCGATGACCTGGCAGCGGCTTGGAAGCCTGCCGATTGATCCGAGCCTGATGGTCTACGGCTCCGGCTCGAGCGGCAGCTCAAGCGGCAACTTCCTCATTACGACCGCCATGTCCCCCAACGGCCGGTTCATCGTCGGCCGGGGCTACATCTCGACGTACAACAGCGCCGCCGGCACCACTATCGCCGTGTCGTCTTCCCAGTGGCGGCCCTTCATCTGGGACGCCCAGGCCAACGGCGGCAACGGTGGTCTGACCGTCCTCCCCACACCCTTCCGCACGTCCTCCAACACGTACCGCCGCCGCACCGGCGTCGCCTACGCCGTCAGCAACGACGGGCTCGTCATTGCGGGGACACAGGAGCACAATGTCTCTGCAGCCGCCGCGCCCGACCCGGACGGCGCTCGGCCGGCCGTCTGGCGCTGGAACCCCGGCACCAGTTCCTACGACATGACCTATCTCCCCAACGGGGTCAACAGCAGCGGCTTCCCCTACACCTACAGCATCTCCTCGGGCATGCTGATGAACTCGGACGGCACGGTCGTCGTCTGCCGCGCCGTCGCCGACCTCACGGGCAACAGCTATGTCGCCAAGTGGACATGGAACAGTGGCACCTCGTCGTGGAGCGCCCCGGTCGTCATTGGTGCCGACCTCACAACCCCGGCATCTTGGCTTCCCCTGTCCGTCACCAGTTGTGGCATCCCGCCGACGCTGACACCGACGGGAATGTCCGATGACGGCAACACGGTGGTCGGCATGGCCGTCTACAGCACCTGCGGCAGCTTTATGTCCGGTGGCTTTATCTGGACCCAGTCCAGCGGCCTGGTCGTCGACTGGTACGACCATCTCGTCGCCCAGAACGTCCCCGGCATCACCGCTAACTATGGCCCGATCGGCGACAACGGCGACCCGGCCCGCGGCCTGCCCAAGCTCGGCTTCCCGGCCGCCATCTCACCCGACGGCAGCACGATCGTCGGCTTCCAGGGCGGCAACCAGCTCATCCCCGGTGCGGCGCCGTGGGCCCTCCGCAGCAGCGGCGCTCCCGGTTGCGTCGCGCCCGCCGTGGTCTCCAACCCCAATGCCCTCACCACCTTCTCCCGCTGCTCCTCGTTCGGCGTCATCCTGAACGCCGCCGCCAGCGGCTCGTCCCCCGCTTTCGCATGGTTCAAGGACAACGTCGAACTCGCCGACGGTCCCACCGCCAGCGGCTCGGTGCTCTCCGGGGTTAACACCGGCCAGCTCCGAATCACCGGCCCGAACCTCGGAGACGCCGGCAACTACCACTGCGTGGTGTCCAACGCGTGCGGCAGCGTCCAGACGACCACCGCCGTGGTCCAGCCCGACCCCTCCGTTACGACACCTCCGAACGACACCTGCGCCAACGCAACCAGCGTCGGCGAAGGAACCTTCGCCTTCAACCCCTGCGGGGCCTGGGTGGACGAGGCGGGCGCGATCTGCAACCTCAGCATCGGTCCGGGCACCTCGGATGTTTGGTACAGCTACACCCCTACCTTCACCGGTGAGGCCCGCTTCCAGACCTGCGGCGCCAACTACAACACCGTCATCGGCATCTGGAGCGAGTGCGGCGGCGTCGAACTGGCCTGCAACGACGATGTCGGCTCCGGCGTCAGCGGGTGCTCCTCGAACCGCAGCCGCATCTCCCGCTACAACGTCACCGCAGGTGTTCCGGTGCTGATCCGCGTCGCGGCGTCCACCTCCCCGGGCACCACCGGCAGCCTCCAGATCCTGCAGGCTCCGCCGATCCCGGCCAACGACGACTGCTCCAACCCCACCCCGGTCACGGTCGCCCCCGGCAACCTCCCCGTCACCACTACCTTCGATTGTGCGGAGGCCTCCGATGACTGGCTCGCCAGTTGCGTGACCGCCTCCTCCTACCGCGACCTGTGGTTCACCTTCAACCCGCCGCAGAATGGCACCGTCCGTCTCGCCACCTGCCCGGGCACCTCGTTCGACACCGTCCTGAGCGTCCACTCGGCGTGCCTCACTGGCGACTACGCCTGCAACGACAACGCGGGCATCTCGGGCTGCTCCACGCAGAGCATCATCGATAGCCTCGCCGTCACGCGCAACACGCCGCTGCTCATCCGCATCGCCCAGAAGTCGCTGAGCACCACCACCGCCGGCACGCTCACCCTCAAGTTCACCCCCGCCTGTCCGGCCGACTACGACAACGACGGCGTCTTCACGCCGACCGACATCGCCTCCTTCATCAACACGTGGTTCAACAGCATCTCCGCCGGCGGCCTCGCGGGCGACTACGACGGAAACGGCGTGGTGGATCCGACCGACATCGCCACCTTCATCAACGCCTGGCTGACCGGCGTTCAGTCCGGCTGCTAGTTCCGTGACCTCCCCCGGGGACCGCAGACCCGGAACCTGTTGACCGCGGAGCCGGTCAAAGCCAAGGCCGCACACGCCACGGAGCGTGTGCGGCTATTTTTTTCCCGGTCCGATTCCCGCATGGCACGCGGCGTCCGCACGCCCGGCACAATCCCCGCTTTCCTACCATCTCCCCGAGAGCCGCCCGCCAGCCGGAGCCGTCGTGCCCCCACTTCGCGTCGACATCCTCACCACGTTCCCCGAGATGTTCGGCTCCCAGCCCGGCGGGGCGCTCGCCTCCAGCATCCCCGCGCGGGCCCGGGCCGCCGGCCTCGTGGAATGGCACGCCACGAACATCCGTGACTTCGCCGGCAACAAGCACCAGAAGACCGACGACCGCCCCTTCGGCGGCGGACCGGGCATGGTCATGATGTGCCAGCCGCTGTGGGACGCCGTGCTCGCCGTCGAATCCGCCGATCCCCGCCCAGCGACCCGGATACTCCTCACGCCACAGGGCCGCCCGCTCACCCAATCGATCGTCGAGGACCTCGCCGCACGCCCGAGGCTCCTCCTCATCGCCGGCCACTACGAGGGCGTCGACGAGCGGGTCATCGCCCGCCTTGCCCCCATGGAACTCTCCCTGGGCGACTACGTCCTCTCCGGCGGGGAGCTCGCCGCGATCGTCCTGCTCGATGCCATCATCCGCCTGCTCCCCGGTGCCCTGGGGCACGAGGAGTCCGCGGCGGAGGATTCCTTCTCCGATCTCCCCGCCACCCCCAAGTCGGGGTTCCCGGGAGGCCGCCTGCTGGACTGTGCACACTTCACCAAGCCACGGGAGTGGATGGGGATGCCCGTCCCCGATGTCCTGCTCTCGGGGGACCACGGGGCCATCGCCCGCTGGCGGCTCGAGCAGCGTCTGGCCAGGACCCGCGAACGCCGGCCGGACCTTCTCCCGCCCACATAGAAGCCCGCCCAGGCCCCGCCTATGGTTTGGGCCCTTCCGGGCTCCCAAATCCCGGATCGGCGGTCACTTCGGAGTTCAACGCCATGGGCCTTCAGAGCATCATCGAGAACGTCAACAAGTCCGTCATCCGCACGGATATCCCGCGCATCGACATCGGCGACACGGTCAACGTGCACTGCCGCATCATCGAGGGCCAGAAGGAGCGCATCCAGGTCTTCCAGGGTGTGGTCCTCTCCCGCGCCGGCCGCGGCGTGACCGAGATGATCACGGTCCGCCGGATCGTTGACAACATGGGCGTCGAGCGCATCTTCCCCATCAACTCGCCCCGCATCGCCAAGTACGAGGTCATCCGCCGGGCCGACGCTCGCCGCTCCAAGCTCTACTTCCTCCGCGACCGCGCCGGCAAGTCCCGCCGCCTCCGCGACCGCCGCCGCGGCATGAAGCACGTGGCCGGCGAGGGCGCCCCGAAGGCCTGACCGGTCCTCCAGCAATCTCAACGCGACCCCGTCCGCATGGATGGGGTCGTTTTCAATTGGCGATCTCCACCGCACACCCCGGTATGCTCCATCCATGCTCGCCGTCACCATCATCGCCGCCGGCTCACCCGTCGCCCCCAACGTGAAGGTCGTCACCGACTGGCCCGAGCCGCCGTCTCCAGGCCCAGGCCAGGCCCTCATCAAGACCCTCGCCTCGGCCCTCAACCAACTTGATCTCTGGGTCGGCCGCGGCGTGCCCGGCCTCACCCTCACCTACCCGCGCATCTCCGGCTGCGATGCCTGCGGGGTGGTCGAAGCCGTCGGGCCCGGCGTGGACACGGCGTGGGTCGGACGGAAGGTCATCGTCAACGCGGCGAGCGTCAAGCCTCCGCCGGCGCGCCCCGGCGATCCTCCCACTTCAACGCTCGCCCCCGACTACGAACTCCAGGGCGAGCACCACAACGGCATGCACTGCGAGCGGTTCGTCTCGCCCGCGGCCAACCTCGCCGCAATAGACGATTCGGCGGACCCCGCCGAGGCCGCTGCATTCGGCCTCGTCACGCTGACGGCCTACTCGATGATGGTCACCAAGGCGCGGCTCGTCGCGGGGCAGTCGGTCCTCGTCACCGGCATCGGCGGCGGCGTCGCCCTCGCCGCCCTCTCCATCGCGAAGCACCTGGGCTGCCCCGTCGTCGTAACGAGCCGGCACCAGTGGAAGCTCGACCGCGCCAAACAGCTCGGCGCCGACGTGGGCGTCCTCGACTCCGGCCAGGACTGGTCCAAGGAAGTCCGCGCCTGGACCGGCAAGCGGGGCGTCGACCTCGCCGTGGATTCCTCCGGCAAGGCCACGCACCTCAACTGCATCAAGTCCCTCGCCCGCGGCGGAGCCTACGTCACTCCCGGCTGCACCAGCGGCCCCGATGCCGTGACCGACCTCGCACGCATCTTCTGGAACCAACTCCGCCTCCTCGGATCAACCATGGGGACCAACGCGGAGTTCGGCGAGATCGCCGCCCTCCACCGCGCCGGGAAACTCCGCGGCGTGATCGACAAGATCTTCCCGGCGAGAGAGGCCCCAGCCGCGTTCGCGCGATTGGAATCGGCTGATCAGTTCGGGAAGGTCGTCATCCGATGGGACTGATCGCACTGCGTCGATGGCGATGCGGGCTCAACCTGCCCTGATCTTCCTCACCACCCCCGTCGTGCTCTTCCCATCCACCATCGGAAGAAGTTCCACCCGCCCGCCGCGGGCCAGCACGGTCTCTGCCCCCGGCACCTGATCGATCGAGTACTCCCCGCCCTTGACCAGCACGTCGGGCTGAACCACGCCGATCAACTCCGCCGGCGTGTCCTGCTCGAACACCACCACCGCGTCG comes from the Phycisphaeraceae bacterium genome and includes:
- the trmD gene encoding tRNA (guanosine(37)-N1)-methyltransferase TrmD gives rise to the protein MPPLRVDILTTFPEMFGSQPGGALASSIPARARAAGLVEWHATNIRDFAGNKHQKTDDRPFGGGPGMVMMCQPLWDAVLAVESADPRPATRILLTPQGRPLTQSIVEDLAARPRLLLIAGHYEGVDERVIARLAPMELSLGDYVLSGGELAAIVLLDAIIRLLPGALGHEESAAEDSFSDLPATPKSGFPGGRLLDCAHFTKPREWMGMPVPDVLLSGDHGAIARWRLEQRLARTRERRPDLLPPT
- the rplS gene encoding 50S ribosomal protein L19, with the protein product MGLQSIIENVNKSVIRTDIPRIDIGDTVNVHCRIIEGQKERIQVFQGVVLSRAGRGVTEMITVRRIVDNMGVERIFPINSPRIAKYEVIRRADARRSKLYFLRDRAGKSRRLRDRRRGMKHVAGEGAPKA
- a CDS encoding zinc-binding dehydrogenase — translated: MLAVTIIAAGSPVAPNVKVVTDWPEPPSPGPGQALIKTLASALNQLDLWVGRGVPGLTLTYPRISGCDACGVVEAVGPGVDTAWVGRKVIVNAASVKPPPARPGDPPTSTLAPDYELQGEHHNGMHCERFVSPAANLAAIDDSADPAEAAAFGLVTLTAYSMMVTKARLVAGQSVLVTGIGGGVALAALSIAKHLGCPVVVTSRHQWKLDRAKQLGADVGVLDSGQDWSKEVRAWTGKRGVDLAVDSSGKATHLNCIKSLARGGAYVTPGCTSGPDAVTDLARIFWNQLRLLGSTMGTNAEFGEIAALHRAGKLRGVIDKIFPAREAPAAFARLESADQFGKVVIRWD